From the genome of Winogradskyella forsetii, one region includes:
- a CDS encoding sensor histidine kinase yields the protein MNANKYSWILYTIIVVIISTIIIQVYWNYKNYQSNKQQLINDVQISLDKAVDDYYADLAEKTTIGFSLSGDSQKNAFKEGSKISNMLSKIDQQNNKFSNLDSLKIENIDGITVFRGRAVDSMNATYEKKKQTISVDSFKAQIKSMKAAVEDSADISSLKILTSKIVVSIKNDTLDLKKVDSLVKEEFKRKNIDVDFYLDYKDPKRNIEYSIEHGVMPELDTNPKSDNYLQTDTKSTFLPKGTFLTILFTNTTKTILNRILGGIVISAFLVLAVISCLFYLLRIIKHQKQLAEVKNDLISNITHEFKTPIATIGVALESMSNFNAIQDKEKTKNYLSMSTDQLTKLNLMVEKLLETATLDSDNLHLNKEQINLVELLNSLVTRYNMQFSEKEFKTNFNVEQLNIEVDPFHFENALNNILDNATKYGGHLICIDLISKLNQTEIHISDNGNTLTKANKDRIFEKFYRIPKGNTHDVKGFGIGLYYTKTIIDKHNGSIDLDLKNHKTNFKIKIPNG from the coding sequence ATGAATGCGAATAAATACAGTTGGATTCTTTATACCATAATTGTGGTTATCATTTCAACAATTATTATACAAGTATATTGGAATTATAAAAACTACCAGAGCAACAAGCAACAGCTCATTAACGATGTGCAAATAAGCCTCGATAAAGCAGTTGATGACTACTACGCTGATTTGGCCGAAAAAACCACCATTGGGTTTTCGTTATCTGGCGATAGTCAGAAAAATGCATTTAAAGAAGGGAGTAAAATAAGTAATATGCTCTCCAAAATTGACCAGCAAAATAATAAGTTTTCCAACTTAGATTCTTTAAAAATTGAAAACATAGATGGCATCACAGTATTTAGAGGTCGAGCGGTGGATTCCATGAATGCTACTTACGAAAAGAAAAAGCAGACCATCTCAGTTGATTCTTTTAAGGCTCAAATTAAATCAATGAAAGCGGCTGTAGAAGATTCTGCAGATATCTCTTCCTTAAAAATATTGACCTCAAAAATAGTAGTCTCCATAAAGAATGATACACTCGATTTAAAAAAAGTAGACAGCCTAGTCAAAGAAGAGTTTAAGAGAAAAAATATAGATGTAGATTTTTATCTCGATTATAAAGATCCTAAAAGGAATATAGAATATTCTATAGAGCACGGTGTTATGCCAGAGTTAGACACTAACCCCAAATCGGACAATTACCTACAAACAGATACAAAATCCACCTTTTTGCCTAAGGGCACCTTTTTGACTATACTTTTTACCAACACCACAAAAACTATATTAAATCGAATACTGGGCGGCATTGTAATCTCCGCATTCTTGGTTTTGGCAGTAATTAGCTGTTTATTCTATTTGCTTAGGATCATTAAACATCAAAAACAATTGGCCGAAGTTAAAAACGACCTCATCAGTAATATCACTCACGAATTTAAGACACCTATTGCCACTATCGGTGTGGCCTTGGAAAGTATGAGCAACTTCAATGCGATACAAGACAAAGAGAAAACCAAAAACTACCTCTCTATGTCAACCGATCAATTGACCAAGTTGAATCTTATGGTGGAAAAACTACTTGAGACGGCAACTTTAGATAGCGACAATCTACATCTAAATAAAGAGCAAATTAACTTGGTTGAATTGCTGAATTCTTTAGTGACGAGATATAATATGCAATTTTCTGAAAAAGAATTTAAAACCAATTTTAATGTAGAACAGCTTAATATTGAAGTCGATCCATTTCATTTTGAAAACGCCCTCAACAACATTCTAGATAATGCAACCAAATATGGTGGTCATCTTATTTGCATTGATTTAATTTCGAAATTAAATCAAACAGAAATTCATATTTCAGACAACGGAAATACATTAACCAAAGCCAACAAAGACCGCATATTTGAAAAATTCTACCGCATTCCAAAAGGCAACACTCACGATGTTAAGGGTTTTGGTATTGGCTTGTATTACACCAAAACCATCATTGACAAACACAATGGTAGCATTGATTTGGATCTAAAAAATCATAAAACTAACTTTAAAATCAAAATTCCAAATGGCTGA
- a CDS encoding response regulator transcription factor has product MADKIKLLLAEDEAALGQIIKESLETRDFEVTLCANGEVDFSKYTSARPEVLVLDVMMPKKDGFTLAKEIRAIDDTIPIIFLTAKSQTSDVVEGFSIGGNDYLKKPFSMEELIVRVHNLIDRTKTQKTSETLIIGAFTFDFPKQQLRFKEEAVIQLTHRESHLLFHLIKNKNQVLDRSLILNKLWGTDDFFTARSMDVFISKLRKKLKKDERLQIINVRGFGYKLTD; this is encoded by the coding sequence ATGGCTGATAAAATAAAACTATTATTGGCAGAGGACGAAGCTGCTTTAGGTCAAATTATAAAAGAAAGCTTGGAAACTCGTGATTTTGAAGTGACACTTTGTGCAAATGGTGAAGTTGATTTCAGCAAATACACCTCAGCACGACCTGAAGTTTTAGTCTTAGACGTTATGATGCCCAAAAAAGACGGCTTCACATTAGCAAAAGAAATAAGAGCTATTGACGATACCATTCCTATTATATTTTTAACTGCAAAATCACAAACTTCAGATGTGGTTGAGGGGTTTTCCATAGGTGGAAATGACTATCTTAAAAAACCATTCAGCATGGAAGAGCTGATTGTTAGAGTTCATAATCTAATCGATAGAACCAAAACACAAAAAACTTCCGAAACATTAATTATTGGAGCATTCACTTTTGATTTTCCGAAGCAACAATTGAGATTTAAAGAAGAAGCCGTTATTCAACTCACGCATAGGGAATCGCATTTACTATTTCATTTGATTAAAAATAAAAACCAAGTTTTAGACCGTTCCTTAATATTGAATAAACTTTGGGGAACTGATGATTTTTTTACGGCTAGAAGTATGGATGTTTTTATTAGCAAACTTCGCAAAAAACTGAAGAAAGATGAACGTCTTCAAATTATTAATGTTCGCGGGTTTGGGTATAAGTTGACTGACTAA
- a CDS encoding deoxynucleoside kinase, which produces MHVAVAGNIGAGKTTLTKLLAKHFKWEAQLEDVVDNPYLDDFYNQMERWSFNLQVYFLNSRFRQVNQIHDSGKDIIQDRTIYEDAHIFAPNLHAMGLMTNRDFENYSSLFQLMESFVKGPDLLIYLRSSIPNLVAQIHKRGRDYENTISIDYLSRLNERYEAWISTYDKGNLLIIDVDNLDFVVNPEDLGDIINRIDAQINGLF; this is translated from the coding sequence ATGCATGTTGCTGTTGCAGGAAATATAGGAGCTGGAAAAACGACGCTCACAAAATTACTGGCCAAACACTTTAAGTGGGAAGCACAATTGGAAGACGTCGTTGACAATCCCTATTTAGATGATTTCTACAACCAAATGGAACGTTGGAGCTTCAATTTACAGGTCTATTTCTTAAACAGCAGATTTCGCCAGGTGAACCAAATTCACGATAGTGGAAAAGACATCATTCAAGATAGAACCATCTATGAAGATGCTCATATTTTTGCGCCCAACCTACATGCCATGGGTTTAATGACCAATCGTGATTTTGAGAATTATTCGTCCTTATTCCAACTCATGGAATCTTTTGTAAAAGGACCGGATTTATTGATTTACTTGCGCAGTTCTATTCCTAATCTGGTCGCTCAAATACATAAAAGAGGCCGTGATTATGAAAACACCATTAGCATTGATTACTTAAGCCGACTAAACGAACGTTATGAGGCTTGGATTTCTACTTACGACAAAGGAAATTTGTTGATTATTGATGTAGATAATCTCGATTTTGTCGTCAATCCTGAGGACTTGGGAGACATCATCAATAGAATTGATGCACAAATTAATGGCTTATTCTAA
- the ppk1 gene encoding polyphosphate kinase 1: MKLYNSKLYHRDLSWLRFNHRVLQEVTDKRNPLYERIKFLAIFSSNLDEFFRVRVSDIRQIKSIDKKLRKKLITKPNKVLKEIKEQVHTQQEEFGKIFKNEIIPDLKKEGIHLIDYHEFSVTQEAIANTYFENTLKPLLNLDTTYHTQPDSIFVENEASYLTTLTGDTLQLVKIPESEPRFFSFPSENGKHYITFIDDILKYGLGKSHKDDDVRYYALKISRDAELYIEDEFSGDLMKKIKASLPKRDKGQPTRVLIDKRMPEGFQNVLKEALDIFNADLVLGGRHHNFKDFFSFPNPTEKDLNFKEFTPVPHPVLSQSKSIFDTIDQKDQLLHYPYQEFEPVINLVETAAEDPSVTTIKMTLYRLAESSRLNTAIAKAAKNGKEVIVFIEVKARFDEQNNIKWGTIFEKNGATVIYSYPDIKVHSKILYIERQVDGKTKRYAYISTGNFNEKTAKLYTDFALMTAHKKITKDLKKVFMVLQRVTIVPKTKHLLVSPFTTRITLENLVNQEIENAREGKEAYIILKMNSLQDESMINLLYKANNAGVEIKLIVRGICSLVPGIKNQSEHIRVISILDRFLEHGRVYIFGNGGEEKMYIGSADWMTRNLSHRIEVLVPILDKDIHKTLRQLIDIQWSDNVKARIIDAEQKNAYVENSKEKVRAQYATYDYFKNSGS; this comes from the coding sequence ATGAAATTATACAATTCGAAATTATATCATCGTGATTTATCGTGGTTACGTTTTAACCATCGTGTGTTACAAGAAGTAACCGATAAACGCAATCCTTTATATGAGCGTATTAAGTTTCTAGCCATATTCTCTTCTAATCTCGATGAGTTTTTTAGGGTGCGCGTGTCTGATATCAGACAAATTAAGTCTATTGACAAAAAACTGCGAAAAAAACTCATAACAAAACCCAATAAGGTCTTAAAAGAAATTAAAGAACAAGTTCACACACAACAGGAAGAATTTGGCAAAATCTTTAAAAATGAGATCATTCCAGATTTAAAAAAAGAAGGCATACACCTTATTGATTATCATGAGTTTTCTGTAACGCAAGAAGCGATTGCCAATACTTATTTTGAAAACACCTTAAAACCACTTCTTAATCTTGATACGACCTATCATACCCAACCAGATTCTATTTTTGTAGAAAATGAAGCCTCATACCTAACCACCTTAACTGGTGACACACTCCAATTGGTTAAAATTCCAGAAAGCGAGCCACGTTTTTTTTCCTTTCCTTCAGAAAACGGAAAACACTACATCACTTTTATTGATGACATCTTAAAATACGGTCTAGGCAAGAGCCATAAAGATGATGATGTTCGATATTATGCACTTAAAATATCTCGTGATGCTGAATTGTATATTGAAGATGAATTCTCTGGCGATTTAATGAAAAAGATTAAGGCATCCCTACCAAAAAGAGACAAAGGCCAACCAACACGTGTCTTGATCGATAAGCGGATGCCGGAAGGTTTTCAAAATGTACTAAAAGAAGCCTTGGATATTTTTAATGCCGATTTGGTGTTAGGTGGCAGACACCACAATTTTAAGGATTTCTTTTCATTTCCCAATCCCACGGAAAAAGATCTGAATTTCAAGGAATTTACGCCGGTTCCACATCCAGTTTTATCTCAGTCAAAGTCTATTTTTGATACCATTGACCAAAAGGATCAATTGCTACACTATCCGTATCAGGAATTTGAGCCTGTTATAAATTTGGTAGAAACAGCAGCAGAAGATCCTTCTGTTACCACCATAAAAATGACGTTATACAGACTTGCGGAATCATCACGACTAAATACTGCTATTGCCAAAGCTGCCAAAAACGGCAAGGAAGTCATCGTCTTTATTGAAGTAAAAGCACGTTTTGACGAACAAAACAATATTAAATGGGGCACTATTTTTGAGAAAAACGGAGCTACCGTAATTTATAGTTATCCAGATATTAAAGTCCATTCCAAAATACTCTATATAGAACGCCAAGTTGATGGTAAAACAAAACGTTATGCTTATATAAGTACAGGAAATTTTAACGAGAAAACGGCAAAACTTTACACAGATTTTGCTTTAATGACCGCACATAAAAAAATCACTAAAGACCTGAAAAAAGTGTTTATGGTTCTCCAACGTGTTACGATTGTTCCAAAAACAAAACACCTTTTGGTATCTCCATTTACAACAAGAATAACTTTAGAAAATTTAGTAAATCAGGAAATTGAAAATGCCAGAGAAGGAAAGGAAGCTTACATTATATTAAAAATGAATAGCCTCCAAGATGAATCCATGATTAATTTGCTCTATAAGGCCAATAATGCCGGTGTGGAAATAAAATTAATAGTAAGAGGTATATGCAGTTTGGTGCCAGGCATAAAGAATCAAAGTGAACACATACGAGTCATCAGTATATTAGATCGGTTCTTAGAACATGGACGTGTTTATATTTTTGGGAATGGTGGAGAAGAGAAAATGTATATCGGTTCGGCTGATTGGATGACACGGAATTTAAGTCATCGTATCGAGGTTCTGGTGCCTATTTTGGATAAAGATATCCATAAAACCTTACGTCAATTAATCGATATCCAATGGTCAGATAATGTTAAAGCCCGAATAATAGATGCCGAACAAAAGAATGCATACGTTGAGAATTCTAAAGAGAAAGTAAGAGCACAATATGCCACTTATGACTATTTTAAAAATTCAGGTTCTTAG
- a CDS encoding App1 family protein, with protein MSIFKKDPLQIIAFQGYGTDSHFYARGRALEDESIDLEAQKIWHLAINTWKRFETDEIKHVGINIKLPNNTILKGTTDHNGYYKVEANLESLEALTNDEGWLPFELSYSDVKIKRTIQNENRFPGEILIPSTKAKFGVASDIDDTILHTGVVSTLKWKVIYNSIFKHAKNRSPLEGAADFYHKLHRGASGKNANPIFYVSHSPWNLYRYLELFLKQNNFPKGPILLRSLSNFLKKKPQDEKPQKQKEILNLLKTYPELPFILIGDSGEHDPDIYIEIAEEFPNRILAIYLRSVKHKKRMLRVKGIVDNYKTTPILLVESSKQAISHARENGFVK; from the coding sequence ATGTCTATATTCAAAAAAGACCCCTTACAAATCATTGCTTTTCAAGGTTATGGCACAGATTCCCATTTTTATGCACGCGGAAGAGCGTTAGAAGATGAATCTATTGATTTGGAAGCCCAAAAAATTTGGCATTTGGCTATAAATACTTGGAAACGTTTTGAAACGGACGAAATAAAACATGTGGGTATCAATATTAAGCTTCCGAACAATACTATATTAAAGGGAACTACCGATCATAATGGCTATTACAAAGTGGAGGCAAATCTAGAAAGCTTAGAGGCACTAACAAACGATGAAGGTTGGTTGCCATTTGAATTGTCTTATAGCGATGTGAAAATTAAACGAACTATTCAGAATGAAAACCGTTTTCCTGGCGAAATATTAATCCCTTCTACAAAAGCAAAATTTGGCGTGGCGAGTGATATTGACGATACTATTTTACATACAGGTGTCGTATCTACATTAAAATGGAAAGTCATTTATAATTCCATATTCAAACATGCTAAAAATAGAAGTCCTTTAGAAGGTGCTGCAGATTTTTATCACAAATTGCACAGAGGAGCTTCTGGAAAAAACGCTAATCCTATTTTTTATGTCAGTCATAGCCCCTGGAATTTATATCGCTATCTAGAGCTTTTTTTAAAGCAAAATAATTTTCCAAAAGGGCCTATTTTATTACGGAGTTTGAGTAATTTTTTAAAAAAGAAACCACAAGATGAAAAACCTCAAAAGCAAAAAGAGATTCTAAATCTTTTAAAAACTTATCCAGAATTGCCATTTATTCTTATCGGTGATAGTGGCGAACACGATCCTGATATCTACATTGAAATTGCAGAGGAATTTCCCAATCGAATCTTGGCCATTTATTTACGAAGCGTAAAACATAAAAAGCGGATGTTGCGTGTGAAAGGCATTGTGGATAACTACAAAACAACGCCAATTTTGCTTGTGGAAAGTAGCAAGCAAGCCATTTCGCATGCAAGAGAAAATGGATTTGTTAAATAG
- a CDS encoding T9SS type A sorting domain-containing protein translates to MKKNDLLTILTLFLTSLFSTAQTARVQVIHNSADLSAQTVDVYLNDMMLLDDFMFRTASPFIDAPAGAQLSIEVAPGDSTSSADAIYEITPTLTENETYILVADGNVSASGYTNPSSFSIEVYASGRETANNAGTTDVLVHHGASDAPTVDVNEVTGPAVLVNDISFPQFSPYLELPTADYTINVSTADGATVVEEYIAPLSTLGLDDLAITVLASGFLDPSMNSNGPAFGLWAALPTGGPLVELPTTPDTARVQVIHNSADLAAQTVDVYLNDMMLLDDFMFRTASPFIDAPAGVPLSIEVAPGDSASSADAIYEITPTLTENETYILVADGNVSASGYTNPSSFSIEVYASGRETANNTGTTDVLVHHGASDAPTVDVNEVTGPAVLVNDISFPQFSPYLELPTADYTINVSTADGATVVEEYIAPLSTLGLDDLAITVLASGFLDPSMNSNGPAFGLWAALPSGGPLVELPTTPDTARVQVIHNSADLAAQTVDVYLNDMMLLDDFMFRTASPFIDAPAGVPLSIEVAPGDSASSADAIYEITPTLTENETYILVADGNVSASGYTNPSSFSIEVYASGRETANNAGTTDVLVHHGASDAPTVDVNEVTGPAVLVNDISFPQFSPYLELPTADYTINVSTADGATVVEEYIAPLSTLGLDDLAITVLASGFLDPSMNSNGPAFGLWAALTTGGPLVELPTTSLSVNEFDSDYFKIFPNPASSIINISMNENLITNLNLYDLSGRLVINTTLENTDNAIDVSQLRSGIYVLEFINEKGKATTKFSVN, encoded by the coding sequence ATGAAAAAAAACGACTTATTAACTATTTTGACGCTTTTTTTAACGTCATTATTTAGTACGGCACAAACCGCCAGAGTGCAGGTTATTCATAACTCTGCAGACCTTTCCGCACAAACTGTTGATGTCTACTTGAATGACATGATGTTACTTGATGACTTTATGTTCAGAACAGCCTCTCCTTTTATTGATGCGCCTGCAGGAGCACAATTGAGCATTGAGGTAGCTCCAGGAGACAGTACATCATCGGCAGATGCGATCTATGAGATTACACCGACACTTACAGAAAACGAAACCTATATCCTTGTCGCTGACGGAAACGTAAGCGCCTCAGGATATACCAACCCGTCGAGTTTCAGTATAGAAGTATATGCTTCAGGACGCGAAACGGCAAACAATGCAGGGACTACAGATGTTCTAGTACATCATGGTGCTTCTGATGCACCAACTGTAGATGTCAATGAAGTCACAGGACCTGCAGTATTGGTCAATGACATTTCTTTTCCGCAATTTAGCCCGTATTTAGAATTACCAACTGCAGATTATACGATTAATGTATCTACTGCAGACGGAGCGACAGTTGTTGAAGAATACATTGCACCACTTAGCACACTTGGCTTGGACGATTTAGCGATTACTGTTCTTGCAAGTGGGTTTTTGGATCCCTCCATGAACAGTAACGGTCCTGCATTTGGGCTTTGGGCCGCACTGCCAACGGGTGGGCCTTTGGTGGAACTGCCTACAACGCCAGATACCGCCAGAGTACAAGTGATCCACAACTCGGCGGATCTAGCTGCACAGACTGTCGATGTTTATTTGAACGATATGATGTTACTCGATGACTTTATGTTCAGAACGGCCTCTCCTTTTATTGATGCGCCTGCAGGAGTACCATTGAGCATTGAGGTAGCTCCAGGAGACAGTGCATCATCGGCAGATGCGATCTATGAGATTACACCGACACTTACAGAAAACGAAACCTATATCCTTGTCGCTGACGGAAACGTGAGCGCCTCAGGATACACCAACCCGTCGAGTTTCAGTATAGAAGTATATGCTTCAGGACGCGAAACGGCGAACAATACAGGGACTACAGATGTATTAGTACATCATGGCGCTTCTGATGCACCAACTGTAGATGTCAACGAAGTCACAGGACCTGCAGTATTGGTCAATGACATTTCTTTTCCGCAATTTAGCCCGTATTTAGAATTACCAACTGCAGATTATACGATTAATGTATCTACTGCAGACGGAGCGACAGTTGTTGAAGAATACATTGCGCCACTTAGCACACTTGGCTTGGACGATTTAGCGATTACTGTTCTTGCAAGTGGGTTCTTGGATCCCTCTATGAACAGTAACGGTCCTGCATTTGGGCTTTGGGCCGCACTGCCATCGGGTGGGCCTTTGGTGGAACTGCCTACAACGCCAGATACCGCCAGAGTACAAGTGATCCACAACTCGGCGGATCTAGCTGCACAGACTGTCGATGTTTATTTGAACGATATGATGTTACTCGATGACTTTATGTTCAGAACGGCCTCTCCTTTTATTGATGCGCCTGCAGGAGTACCATTGAGCATTGAGGTAGCTCCAGGAGACAGTGCATCTTCCGCAGATGCGATCTATGAGATTACACCGACACTTACAGAAAACGAAACCTATATCCTTGTCGCTGACGGAAACGTAAGTGCCTCAGGATATACTAACCCGTCGAGTTTCAGTATAGAAGTATATGCTTCAGGACGCGAAACGGCGAACAATGCAGGGACTACAGATGTATTAGTACATCATGGCGCTTCTGATGCACCAACTGTAGATGTCAACGAAGTCACAGGACCTGCAGTATTGGTCAATGACATTTCCTTCCCCCAATTTAGCCCGTATTTAGAATTACCAACTGCAGATTATACGATTAATGTATCTACTGCAGACGGAGCGACAGTTGTTGAAGAATACATTGCGCCACTTAGCACACTTGGCTTGGACGATTTAGCGATTACTGTTCTTGCAAGTGGGTTTTTGGATCCCTCCATGAACAGTAACGGTCCTGCATTTGGGCTTTGGGCCGCACTGACAACGGGTGGGCCTTTGGTGGAACTGCCTACAACATCTTTAAGCGTAAATGAATTTGATAGCGACTATTTTAAAATATTCCCAAATCCAGCGTCGAGTATAATAAATATATCAATGAATGAAAATTTAATTACAAATTTAAATCTATATGATTTATCAGGTCGATTAGTAATTAATACCACTTTAGAAAATACTGATAATGCAATAGATGTATCACAATTACGCAGTGGTATCTATGTGTTAGAATTTATAAATGAAAAAGGAAAAGCGACCACTAAATTTAGCGTAAATTAA
- a CDS encoding MgtC/SapB family protein — MNYHDLSTLGIAFGLGLLVGLQRETPKSDMAGVRTFTLITVLGVMAGFLSRAYDNPFILPVLGLSIAAFLIIANMIKNKNKNEADVGQTTEVAALLMFAVGAYLVEGSQIIAVIIGASIAILLHIKEHLHDFIEKLKPKDLSAIMTLAGIALVVLPILPDENFGPYDVINPRNIWLMITLIVGISVFGYFIYKLFGKKVGVISNGILGGLISSTATTVSYARKTADAASISKLAVFVITTASAVSFIRVLFEVGIVIPNQLNIIAVPIGAVIVIMAITCVGLFYLINKDESAVEEMPEPKNPAQFKSALIFGLLYGIILLAVAFTKEKFGNNALYIVAIVSGLTDVDAITLSLSQLIKEGSLKATFGWKLILLAGLSNMLFKGVMAIVLGAKQLIKWIVISFGIIIVSGLLIMWLWPETWYF, encoded by the coding sequence ATGAATTACCACGATTTATCCACTTTAGGTATCGCTTTTGGATTGGGTTTGTTAGTTGGCTTGCAACGTGAGACGCCCAAAAGTGATATGGCTGGTGTAAGAACCTTTACGCTCATTACGGTTTTGGGTGTAATGGCTGGTTTTTTGTCTAGAGCTTATGACAATCCTTTTATTCTTCCTGTTTTAGGACTTTCCATTGCTGCATTCTTAATAATAGCCAATATGATTAAGAATAAAAACAAGAATGAAGCAGATGTTGGCCAAACCACGGAAGTTGCCGCTTTATTGATGTTTGCTGTTGGTGCTTATTTGGTTGAGGGCAGTCAGATAATTGCGGTCATTATTGGAGCGTCTATTGCTATTTTATTGCATATCAAGGAGCATCTTCATGACTTTATAGAAAAATTAAAACCTAAGGATTTATCAGCGATAATGACTTTAGCAGGAATCGCCTTGGTGGTTTTGCCCATTTTACCGGACGAAAATTTTGGACCGTACGACGTCATCAATCCAAGAAATATTTGGCTCATGATTACCTTAATTGTGGGAATTAGTGTTTTTGGTTATTTTATCTATAAATTATTCGGAAAAAAGGTAGGTGTTATTTCCAATGGGATTTTAGGCGGTTTAATAAGTAGTACGGCCACTACTGTAAGTTATGCGCGTAAAACAGCTGATGCAGCTAGCATTAGTAAATTAGCGGTTTTTGTGATTACCACGGCTTCGGCAGTATCTTTTATTAGGGTGTTGTTTGAAGTTGGTATTGTGATTCCAAATCAGTTAAATATTATTGCAGTACCCATTGGTGCTGTAATTGTAATTATGGCTATCACTTGTGTGGGGTTATTTTATCTCATAAATAAAGATGAGTCAGCGGTTGAGGAAATGCCAGAGCCTAAAAATCCTGCACAGTTCAAAAGCGCCTTGATTTTTGGATTATTATATGGAATCATATTACTGGCTGTCGCATTTACCAAAGAAAAATTTGGGAATAATGCCCTTTATATCGTAGCCATCGTGAGCGGATTAACAGATGTTGATGCTATTACCTTATCTTTATCTCAATTAATAAAGGAAGGATCGTTAAAAGCGACTTTTGGTTGGAAATTAATTTTATTGGCTGGTTTATCCAATATGCTGTTCAAAGGTGTTATGGCTATTGTATTAGGAGCCAAACAGCTTATAAAATGGATCGTAATTTCATTTGGAATCATAATCGTTTCTGGTCTATTGATTATGTGGCTTTGGCCAGAAACATGGTATTTCTAA